AGTCCTGCTTCCTTGCCCGGTCTGCCTGGTCTCCACTGAAAACCGATGGGACGTTTTCGTTTAGAGGAGGGACATCAGGGCCCGTGCAGCGCCCCAGGGTGGGCCGCAATCTGCGCTGTTGGAGGACGAGGACTTAATGCTGGGGGAGGGAGTCTGCCTGCAGAAGACTGACTCGTGTGGTCTTGTGCCCCCCTGCGCCCCTCCCCCTAACTTCCGGACTGTCTTCCAGGTACTAGATGGACTTCTGGCTCAGTACGGGACAGTGGAGAACGTGGAACAAGGTAACAAACCGAGGCTCGGTCCCCAGGAGAAATGGGGCTGTCACGTCTTCTCAGAAAAGTGGAGTTCAGGGCAGCGAGATGGCCGGGTGGACAGAGCACCGGCCCTAgggtcaggaggacccaagttcaaatccttactcctagctgggtgaccctgggcaagtcacttaaccctaattgcctcaggaaaaacaaaacagaaatggaaTTCCAAGGAGAATAGAACTCTGGACACACTTGGAAGTTCCAGGGGAGCCTCGGGGAGGAAGGCTTATTTTTGGCAGCTCGGCCGGCCCCGGATTCGGGGTCTGCTCCCCGCTCCTGATCCTCGGGCAGAGTAGGGAGCACCATCAGTCTGGTCATTAGAGGTTCCTTACCAGGGCAGCGGCCTGGGACCCGGCCCACGGGGAGGGGACAGGAGCAGGCTTGGGGCCAACCTGGGCCCAGGGGCAGGGCcagcagtgggggggggggggggggaaggtgcaAGGAGATCAGTGGAGCCCCTCTCAGGGGAAATGATCCCGAGAGGCAGGAGCATCTCCGGGGGCCACGGCCCGCCCTGTCCCAGGCTGGCTTCTCCCACGGCCCGGGGTCTGAGGAGGGACGGGGCACCGGGTCGGCCTCCCTCAGGCTCaggcctccttcctttccccctagtTAACACAGACACAGAAGCTGCCGTTGTCAACGTCACCTACGCCAGCCGGGAGGAGGCCCGAGGGTGAGTGCGTCGGGAGGGCCTGGTCGGGCCTTTTGTTGGGCTGGTCGTTCGGGCCTTGGCAGAGATGAgagccctccttcccccccccccccccccccccccctggctGCTTTGCTGGGTACGGAGGGGCAGTGCCCATGGTGCCGGTCTGCAGCTGGGGGCTGACTCCGGACGGCCCACACCCGGGACTGCTGGGGCCTGGCCAGGGGCACCCGCCTGAGGCAAGGGGAACGAGACTCGGGCCGCTGAAATGGCTGCTCTGGGTTAGGACGCTTGCTTAATTTTTGTGGAGATGGGCCTAGGGGAAACAAGGGGCTCTGACGGGGAGATGGTCCTCAGtgtccccattctacagatgcagaaactgagccTTAGGCATGTCTGCTCTCAGTGGTGAGCACTGCCCCCCCCATGCCCCCAGGCCCGGCCATCCCCAGCAGATACCAGACCCCATCCCCCTGTAACCGGACCTCCTGCCCCGCAGAGCCATCGAGAAGCTCAGCGGCCATCAGTTTGAGAACTACTCCTTCCGGATCTCCTACATCCCGGATGAGGACGGGAACGCTCCTCCGAGGGCCCGCTACTCCTCCAGGGAGCACGGCCACCCCCCGGGGGGCCCCGCCCAGGCCAAGCAGCTGGACTTCCCGCTGCGGATCCTCATCCCCACCCAGTTTGTGGGCGCCATCATAGGAAAGGAGGGCTTGACCATTAAGAACCTTACAAAGCAAACCCAGTCCAAGTAAGTGCCTCTGCCTCCCCagcccccctctccccccttccgGGGGCGCCCCGCCAGCTCGTCCAGCTCAGGGGGCCGGGCCTAGATTAGCCGAGTCCGGCCCAGCCCATGTTTAATGGGCCCGTGGGAGCCTCCAGGTCCGGACCGGCAGAGGGAGCCCCGCTTGTGTGGCTCCCGAGTGAGGGACGGGGCCGCAGTGACCGGGGGAGGCCCGCGGCCTCTGCTGATGAGGCCCTCCTCAGGAGCCGCCGTCTGCAGAGGGAAGGGAGGCCCATGGCAGCGGCTCTGAGAaagcttcctccttcccttcctcttcccttcgtttttttcctcctctcccccctctttccttcctttgttccttccttcctccctccctttttttctttctctgattcctTCATCTGGCAGAGCAGTGGCGGGCAGAGCGGCTggcatttttccttcctccttcctggcAGGTGCTGACGGAGGGCActgcccttcccctcccttctcagGCAGTGCCCTGCGCCCGGGCGGGGGTGGGCGGCCCTCTCGGGCCCACCAGGCCGGCTGACCTTTTCTCGTCATGCTGCCGTAGGGTGGACATCCACAGGAAGGAGAACGCGGGCGCCTCGGAGAAGCCCGTGACCATCCACGCCAGCCCCGAGGGCACCAGCGAGGCTTGTCGGATGATCCTGGAAATCATGCAGAAAGAAGCCGACGAGACCAAAGCGTGAGTGTGAGGCCCCGGGCTCGCGTTCTGGCCCAGTCCCCCTGTGACCCTGGCCGGCCTCggtttccccagctgtaaaatgaggggtggGGCCTGAGGCCCCTGAGATTCCCACCTCGGACCACGATCCTTTGGTCGAACGGGTGGGTGGCCGGCTCCTGGGCCCGCCGCTGGGAGGGACTCCGGGGCCCAGCCCCCATCGTTTCTGAGGTCCACACCCGTGCCCAGGGCTCCTGGGAGGGCTCCCCATCCGTCTGGGGCGCCGCCCTCCCCGCACTGAAGGGCCCGCTTTCCTTCAGAGTGGAGGAAATCCCACTGAAGATCCTGGCCCACAACAGCCTGGTTGGGAGGCTGATTGGCAAAGAAGGACGGAACCTGAAGAAGATCGAGCAGGACACGGGCACCAAGATCACCATCTCGCCGTAAGTCGCCCCCTCCGCCTCCCGCTCCCTGCCGGAAGGGACACTGAGCTCCGCGAGCCTCCGTTCAGTGCCTGCTGTGCTCCTCCCTGCACCGGGCCAAACCAGACGGCCCCCCTGCCCCAGAACTCCCGTTCTCATGGGCCTGGGAGGACAGACCGagtgctcccccctcccccagaactCCCGTTCTCATGGGCCTGGGAGGACAGACCGAGTGCTCCCCGCTCCCCCAGAACTCCTGTTCTCATGGGCCTGGGAGGACAGACGGagtgctcccccctcccccagagtcCCATTCTCATGGCCTGGGAGGACAGACGGAGTGCTCCCCGCTCCCCCAGAACTCCCGTTCTCATGGGCCTGGGAGGACAGACGGagtgctcccccctcccccagagtcCTGTTCTCATGGGCCTGGGAGGACAGACGGAGTGCTCCCCGCTCCCCCAGAGCTCTCGTTCTCATGGGCCTGGGAGGACAGACGGAGTGCTCCCCGCTCTCCCAGAACTCCCGTTCTCATGGGCCTGGGAGGTCAGACGGCGTGCTCCCTGCTCCCCCAGAACTCCCGTTCTCATGGGCCTGGGAGGACAGACCGAGTGCTCCCCGCTCCCCCAGAACTCCCGTTCTCATGGGCCTGGGAGGACAGACGGAGTGCTCCCCGCTCCCCCAGAATCCCGTTCTCATGGGCCTGGGAGGACAGACGGAGTGCTCCCCGCTCTCCCAGAACTCCCGTTCTCATGGGCCTGGGAGGACAGACGGAGTGCTCCCCGCTCCCCCAGAGCTCTCGTTTGTTGGGCCTGGGAGGTCAGACGGAGCGGATGCTCCCCACTGCCCCGCCACACGCCGGCCCCATTTGGGTCCTTTGAAAGCCTGAGGTTTTTTCCCTCCGGGATGTCCCAGTCTGCAGGATCTGACCATTTACAACCCGGAGAGAACCATCACGGTCAAAGGGCCCATCGGGGCCTGCTCCTCCGCCGAGGCGGAGATCATGAGGAAGCTCCGCGAGGCCTTCGAGAACGACATGGCCACCGTGAACGTAAGTCCCCGGCAGGACTGTGGGGAGGGGGCATTAGGAGAAGGGCGGCCGGCCGGGCAAGGAGGCACCTAGTGGGAGGGAGGCCACCCCTTGTTCCTTGAAGGTCACTGGCCAGAAAGAGGGAAGGTCCCCGAGGGTAGAATTTGGAGGGACAAGGTGGGCGCCTCCTTGCGCCCCCGTGTGGCAGTGGGGGAGCAGAGGCCCATGAATATGGAGGGCGGGCTCTGGGGGCAGGGGGCAGCATTTATGAAgcgcctgctgtgtgccaggccaCGTCCGCTCTGACAAACCTGACCCGGTCGGGTTCAGCCTGGGCTTTGAGGCCCCGATCCTGTCCCCCGGGCCGGGGCCGAGCagcttccctctcctccttcctccatccaCGGGGAAGCCCCCAGCCGCCCGTCCCCGGGGTCCAGGATCCTTCCTCGGCCTTCAGCCTGGTGGGGGCCGAGGCGGCAGCTggcaggggaaggaggagaggagagcgAGCCGGGGGTCTGAGTGGCCCCCGCGAGAAAGCTAAGAggtttctccttcctctcccctttcttcgGCTCCCAGCAACAGGGCCACCTGATCCCGGGACTGAACCTCAGCGCGCTCGGCATCTTCTCCACGGGGCTGTCCGTGATCCCGTCGGCCCCCGGGCCCCGAGGAGCCGCCGCCTCCTACAACCCCTTTGCTGTAAGTGACTCGGGCCGCCCTCGGCGCTGTCGGGTGGGGGAGGGGCGCGAGTCTGGCCGGCCTCCTTCTGCACCCGAGAAACCTCAGCAAGCCGTGCTCGAGCTGCCCGGGTGCCCTCACCCACGTGGGCAGACTCGCAGAGGTGCTCGGAAAATTCCCTAGAGTAGGCGCGGCGCGGGCGGGAGGCAGCGTCAGGCGTGGGCGCGGGAGGGCCTCGAGTGGCTCCGGCCGGTCACCTGCGCTGATCCTCCGGCTGCGGGTCGGGGAAGGGAGAGGTGgaaacatttatgtagtaccaGCTGTCTTCCAAGCGCTTCGCACAAACGTCTCGTCTTGTGATTGTCCGCAttgtatagttgaggaaactgaggcaaattgaagTTAGATGACCTGCCTAGAGGCAGacggctagtaagtgtctgaggtgagatttgaacttggatcttggTGCTCATTGCTGGCCGCGGCCTGACAGGGTGCACGCGGTCCCGCCTCTGCCCTCAAGGGGCGCCCCTCCTCCGGGCAGCCCTCCCGGTCGCCCTTCCCTCTGCAGACGGCTGGGGCCGCTTTCTGCCCTCCGCTAGTCGGTGCTGGCTCCCGGCACCCGGGCTGCTCCCCCAGGACGCCCGCGACAGAGTGTGGGCTCCCGAGGAGTGGGAGGGGCCGCGGGAGGATCCCAGTCCAAATGGGACCTCAGACACTCGCCTGCTGGCCAGCCCGGCCCGGTGTCACGGTAACGACCGTTACAAAGACGGCCCGCAGCTGCCCCAAGTTCTGCTCCTTCCGGCTCGGTTCCGGAGCGCCCCGCTGCCGCCTCGGCCACGAGACCCGGGTTTTCCTCCTTCGCGACCCTTAGAATGTGAGCTTGAGAGCAGGGCTGGCCTCCCCGGAGGGTCTCCGACGCCCCCCGGGGGGCGCTTGGGGCTTGGTTTTCGGATGTCCATCCTCCACGCTCCCCCCAGCGTGGGCGAGAGCTCCACCTTCGTCATACAGAGTCTAGCTTGGAGAGCTGGACCGCTGGGGTCCAACAGGACAGGGCTGGGGAGACGCGCAGGCCCCTCCCGGACTCAGGAGAGGGAGCCCGTCCCCAAGAGCGGAAGGGGCAGCAGGCCTGCCCGGGAGGCCGGGGGAGCCGCGGACGCCGAGTTATTGCCCGAGCATCCATTAAGCACTGACTGTGTGCCAGGCTAGGGACCCCCCACCCTCAGGGGCCTGGGGCAGAGGGACAGTGGATGGAAAGTCATCGCAGGGAGGAGCAGAGAGCTCGAGGCCCCTCTGCCAGTGGGCACCAGGCAAGGTTGTGTCTCCGCCAGGGCCCTGAATAGACTCCTGAAGGAGAGGCCGGAGCCGGGCTTCGAGGAGGGAGGGCCGGGCCTCCGGGCCGGCCTCCCAGAACCGTCCCCAGGTAGCGCTGCCCCGAGTCACGGCCCCCCCAGATCTAGCACTCGGTGCCTACGGCATCCAGGAGCCGGTACCAAGAGCTCCTGAGTCGTGGAGGACGGTCCTTCCTCGTGGGGGGGCTCAGCCGACCGGCAGAGTTTGGTCACCACCCCCCCGCCCAGGCTCGCCTCGTGGCCAGGGTGCCGCCTCCCTTAGGAGGGAGCGTTGGGGCACAGCGTTGCAGGCTGGCAGGGAGTGGCAGGAAGAGCAGCCCTTGCCAGGTAGGGCAGAGGGAGAGCTCGATGGGCGCTGTGTGGTTGGTCCCTCCGTCCTCCCTGTGGGGCCGGCCCGCCCGTCcgcttccttctcttttcttctgtaccgtgtttccccctccccccgggCCGGCCCCCTCCCCCGCGCCGGCTGTGTTGGTGCATGCTGGGGACTCGCTCCCCCGTCCGCAGAACGCTCTGTGTTTGCCCGGCGTCGCCGTGACCCCGGATAGAAACTTTGAGACCCACAGGGCCCGGCGTCCTCGGTCGCCGAAGAATTGGGAGCAAGGGACGAGAGGCAGAGGGCGAGAGACCCAGGCAGCTGTGGGCAGAGAAATCTGTCAGGGCGTGGGCGCTGGCTTATCAATGACGCACCCCCCCAAACAGTTTTTTCCGTCCACCTGCTGTACTCAGATCTCTCTCTGCGGAAGCGCCAGCCTCTCCAGCGGCCCGGCAGCCAAGCCCCAGCGCCCTAGCGGGGCCTCAGGAGCCAGAAGGGGCGCCGGACGAAGGCCCGCCCGCCTGCGAGGAGAAGCGGCGAGCCGAGGCCGGCGACGCGAGACGGCGTGCTGCTGGCGGAGGAGGGCTCCAGCGGGCACGCACGCGGGCTGGTGTGCATCCTGCAGCGGGCTCCCCTTCCCAGGCACCTCCAGTAACGGTTGTGTTCTCTCCCGCCAGAGTCCCTCCGCCTACCTCTCGGGCCTGTACGGAGCCCCCCAGATCGGCGTAGTCCCACACCAGCACCCTGTGAGTgaccctcccttctccccacgcTGCTCTTggcctttttctgtctttctctcaacATAGAGGCTCGCGTTTTTCTGGTGCTTTTCCTATTGCAAAGAACCGTAGCGCTTATCATTGAGAGGCAGCATGGGGCGCTGGACGGGGCACGAGACCGCGGCGCAGGAGGCCCCGGGTCCGAGTCCCGCGGCTTCAGGCGCGTCGCGCCGAGATCCCTCTCGGAACcgagagtttcctcatctgtgaaatggagttGGATTCGATAGCAGCCGAGGTCCCTCCTGGCTCTAGGTCTGTGACCCCGGGATCGGAGAGTCCCGAGACGCGCGCTCGGATCCCGGCTCTGTCCCAGGAGTGACCTCGAGCGAGGGACCGCCCGAGACGAGACTCCCGGGGTCACGCAGCTAGTGCCAAGGGCGGGATCCCACTGGCTGTCGATGGCGCCCACGGGCGCTTTGTAGAGACTCTGGAGCCTCTGGGAGCAGCGCTATCGTCGCCCCCGTTtgccagatgaggaaaccgaggctagCTCCCCGACGGCTGGTCCTCCCCGGGGTGCTCGGCGTTGTTGACACGGGTAGCGCCCGTGTCCCGGCTCTTTCTAAATCTCCTCGCTGGGGGAGAAAGCGCAGACGCGGTGGGGCGCCCGGCTTGTGGGCGGCCTCGGGGCCGGACCGAGAGCTCCCAGAACGGGGCAGGCCGGAGGGCAGCAGACACTGAGCGTGCTGCCCGCCGCCATCCGCCAAGCCTTGGGAGAGGCCGCCCGGCCCCCCGGGGCCCTCCGCCAGCACCGTCGATGGTCGGGGCCAGCCTCGGAGCCACCACCCCTGGCAGATCATGGCTGTGTGGTCCTGGACAGGAAACTCCAACTCTCATTGCATCTAGGCAAGTCTCTGAGACCTTCGGTGGGAGAGGGAGTTTCTTGTCTGGGAGTTCTTGGAATGATGAGAGCCCAGGGCCAGGCAGCTCGTGGCTCGGGGGCCACCTCACGGACGGCTCGGCCTCGCCGCCCTCGCCTCGGGACCAGCGCAAAGACCGCCCCGCCGGGCCGCGATCGTCAGAGATCTCTCCGACGGGAGGAGGACTCGTGGGCAAAGCCTTAGCGCCGGGGCGGGGGGAGGGCTCGCTTTCTGACCTGTCTGCCGCCCCTCTTCCCAGGCCGCTCTGTAACTTCTCTCGGAAGCCCCCGATGACCCTCTCTcgctccttcctttcctccctccctccctcctttcttctctccgcCTCAGCCGGCCGGTGGCCGCACTCCCGACGCTGCCCGGCAGCCTCCCGGGGCACCACAGGGTGGGGGCCCGCCGCAGCCGTGGGATTCTGCGAGGACCGCCTCTTAAAACGGGATCTAACCTTCTCCTAGTTTGTTCCTAGTCCTGAAGACTAGCCTCTGGTATCTAACCTTCCTCAGGCTCGTGCTCTGGAGGACGGAGTCCTGGCCGTGGAGTCCAGAGCCCCGGGTTCAGATCCCACTCCTGAGGACATTTCACCTCCCTGGGCCTCTTCTAAAATGGGCTAGGGACAGGGGAGAGTTGAACATCCGAGGCCCCTTCTCACCCCAGATCTCTGGGTTTACGGGCCCTCTGCAAGCATCCAATTGGGCAGCCGGAGAGACGGCCTGCAGAGGCCTCTGGGAGCTTCAGGCTCCTTGTCTCGAAATCGGGGGCGTGGGGCAGTGTTGGACCCGCAGGCCTCCGAGGCCCCACCCTGCCCTTGCTTCCTTGGAGGTGACACTTCTGTCTCTGCTCGCCCCTCCCCCAGGTGCCCGAGCAGGAGGTGGTGTACCTGTTCATCCCCACGCAAGCTGTTGGAGCCATCATTGGCAAGAAGGGCCATCACATCAAGCAGCTGGCCAGGTTCGCTGGAGCCTCCATCAAGGTAAGAAGGCTGCTCGCTCGGCACGGGCTTCCTAAGCACCTACCAGAGCCAGACAGATGCGAACGGTCCCTGCCCTCGAAGAGCTTCCACTCTGGATTCTTTCCCCGTGTTTTGGGGTTGGCGAGGcagctgggcttaagtgacttgcccagagtcacacagctcaaGAGTGTTCAGTCCccgaggctgcatttgaactcgggtcctcctgactaaagggccggtgctctacccactgccccTTCGCCGTATATTTTTAAGAGTGGTGTGCTCTGGGAGACGCGCTGGAGACGGAAGGTCGGCAGTGAAAAATTCTCTGCCTTTGAGGAGTGCCCGTTTGGGGCGGGCAGGGTCACGCCGTGTCCAAGTAAGAACAGaccggaggaggaggagg
The Sminthopsis crassicaudata isolate SCR6 chromosome 4, ASM4859323v1, whole genome shotgun sequence genome window above contains:
- the IGF2BP2 gene encoding insulin-like growth factor 2 mRNA-binding protein 2 isoform X2, with amino-acid sequence MNKLYIGNLSPAVTADDLRQLFGDRKLPLTGPVLLKTGYAFVDYPDQNWAIRAIETLSGKVELHGKVMEVDYSVPKKLRSRKLQIRNIPPHLQWEVLDGLLAQYGTVENVEQVNTDTEAAVVNVTYASREEARGAIEKLSGHQFENYSFRISYIPDEDGNAPPRARYSSREHGHPPGGPAQAKQLDFPLRILIPTQFVGAIIGKEGLTIKNLTKQTQSKVDIHRKENAGASEKPVTIHASPEGTSEACRMILEIMQKEADETKAVEEIPLKILAHNSLVGRLIGKEGRNLKKIEQDTGTKITISPLQDLTIYNPERTITVKGPIGACSSAEAEIMRKLREAFENDMATVNGHLIPGLNLSALGIFSTGLSVIPSAPGPRGAAASYNPFASPSAYLSGLYGAPQIGVVPHQHPVPEQEVVYLFIPTQAVGAIIGKKGHHIKQLARFAGASIKIAPAEGPEASERMVIITGPPEAQFKAQGRIFGKLKEENFFNPKEEVKLKAHIRVPSSAAGRVIGKGGKTVNELQNLTSAEVIVPRDQTPDENEEVIVKIIGHFFASQTAQRKIREIVQQAKQQEQKHPQGAGPSAPAPQRAK
- the IGF2BP2 gene encoding insulin-like growth factor 2 mRNA-binding protein 2 isoform X3 — protein: MNKLYIGNLSPAVTADDLRQLFGDRKLPLTGPVLLKTGYAFVDYPDQNWAIRAIETLSGKVELHGKVMEVDYSVPKKLRSRKLQIRNIPPHLQWEVLDGLLAQYGTVENVEQVNTDTEAAVVNVTYASREEARGAIEKLSGHQFENYSFRISYIPDEDGNAPPRARYSSREHGHPPGGPAQAKQLDFPLRILIPTQFVGAIIGKEGLTIKNLTKQTQSKVDIHRKENAGASEKPVTIHASPEGTSEACRMILEIMQKEADETKAVEEIPLKILAHNSLVGRLIGKEGRNLKKIEQDTGTKITISPLQDLTIYNPERTITVKGPIGACSSAEAEIMRKLREAFENDMATVNQQGHLIPGLNLSALGIFSTGLSVIPSAPGPRGAAASYNPFAVPEQEVVYLFIPTQAVGAIIGKKGHHIKQLARFAGASIKIAPAEGPEASERMVIITGPPEAQFKAQGRIFGKLKEENFFNPKEEVKLKAHIRVPSSAAGRVIGKGGKTVNELQNLTSAEVIVPRDQTPDENEEVIVKIIGHFFASQTAQRKIREIVQQAKQQEQKHPQGAGPSAPAPQRAK
- the IGF2BP2 gene encoding insulin-like growth factor 2 mRNA-binding protein 2 isoform X4, whose translation is MNKLYIGNLSPAVTADDLRQLFGDRKLPLTGPVLLKTGYAFVDYPDQNWAIRAIETLSGKVELHGKVMEVDYSVPKKLRSRKLQIRNIPPHLQWEVLDGLLAQYGTVENVEQVNTDTEAAVVNVTYASREEARGAIEKLSGHQFENYSFRISYIPDEDGNAPPRARYSSREHGHPPGGPAQAKQLDFPLRILIPTQFVGAIIGKEGLTIKNLTKQTQSKVDIHRKENAGASEKPVTIHASPEGTSEACRMILEIMQKEADETKAVEEIPLKILAHNSLVGRLIGKEGRNLKKIEQDTGTKITISPLQDLTIYNPERTITVKGPIGACSSAEAEIMRKLREAFENDMATVNGHLIPGLNLSALGIFSTGLSVIPSAPGPRGAAASYNPFAVPEQEVVYLFIPTQAVGAIIGKKGHHIKQLARFAGASIKIAPAEGPEASERMVIITGPPEAQFKAQGRIFGKLKEENFFNPKEEVKLKAHIRVPSSAAGRVIGKGGKTVNELQNLTSAEVIVPRDQTPDENEEVIVKIIGHFFASQTAQRKIREIVQQAKQQEQKHPQGAGPSAPAPQRAK
- the IGF2BP2 gene encoding insulin-like growth factor 2 mRNA-binding protein 2 isoform X1, which gives rise to MNKLYIGNLSPAVTADDLRQLFGDRKLPLTGPVLLKTGYAFVDYPDQNWAIRAIETLSGKVELHGKVMEVDYSVPKKLRSRKLQIRNIPPHLQWEVLDGLLAQYGTVENVEQVNTDTEAAVVNVTYASREEARGAIEKLSGHQFENYSFRISYIPDEDGNAPPRARYSSREHGHPPGGPAQAKQLDFPLRILIPTQFVGAIIGKEGLTIKNLTKQTQSKVDIHRKENAGASEKPVTIHASPEGTSEACRMILEIMQKEADETKAVEEIPLKILAHNSLVGRLIGKEGRNLKKIEQDTGTKITISPLQDLTIYNPERTITVKGPIGACSSAEAEIMRKLREAFENDMATVNQQGHLIPGLNLSALGIFSTGLSVIPSAPGPRGAAASYNPFASPSAYLSGLYGAPQIGVVPHQHPVPEQEVVYLFIPTQAVGAIIGKKGHHIKQLARFAGASIKIAPAEGPEASERMVIITGPPEAQFKAQGRIFGKLKEENFFNPKEEVKLKAHIRVPSSAAGRVIGKGGKTVNELQNLTSAEVIVPRDQTPDENEEVIVKIIGHFFASQTAQRKIREIVQQAKQQEQKHPQGAGPSAPAPQRAK